The proteins below come from a single Plantactinospora sp. KBS50 genomic window:
- a CDS encoding CHAT domain-containing protein, with product MELQRAAELHERAIAENARGRHALARRLLHQALRNDPDPQRRAHILISLAYHEAERRNLAAGLDLLRAAEAVPRLPRRLRGLAASQRGLLYMRAGQVDEAVEGFSAALRLLDGSAPHDVCRALLNRGILAMQHGGYAAAKADFARCAGLARRNGLDLLGAKAAHNLGYLALLSGDLPRALREMDAVAPSLTGQSPVYAAVYHIDRAQALLAAGLSREADEDLARAVELFRAARVRQDQAEAELARAQVAMLEQRWADARALAARARRRFTDRGAASWALLAAHVSVAARVEQGLRPGSAATEAAGLADQLQAAGLDEDARRARLTAALAALAGPHRGSDRARPDRGSDRAGPERGSDRAGPERGSDRVERAAELAGTALLLRRDDPIGTRLSARLARAALAEARGATAAANRERRAGLADLHRYQASFGSHDLRTAASGHGRRLAADGLGWALSTGRPAEVFQWAERARALSARLAPVLPPADEEAAALLEQLRHARVELRAQALAGRVDPSLRARCRRLEQRIRQRSWYASGAGETTEPAPLHRLCGQLGAADATFVAHLLSGDRLHALVATGRRQTVRDLGPAAAAIETHRQLRHDLDALAVSGLPEQIRATVRSASRAAVRRLDALLWEPVRPLLAGGPLLLAPSADLATVPWTMLPTLRGCPVAVVASVTAWLDRRDCGGLPASPRVALATGPGLARGADEIRLVAKTWSLNPPEEEASTADVRHAARVADVLHIAAHGVHEPDNPLFSHLGLADGPLFGHDLQALGRLPEHVVLSACELGLASTRPGDETLGMTASFLHGGAGSVVAGVARIADAAAYQVAPAHHAALSRGLSPAAALAAATAAVDADADPVPLVCFGAGW from the coding sequence GTGGAGCTGCAGCGGGCGGCGGAACTGCATGAGCGGGCGATCGCGGAGAACGCGCGGGGTCGGCACGCGCTGGCCCGACGGCTGCTGCACCAGGCGTTGCGGAACGATCCGGATCCGCAACGCCGCGCGCACATCCTGATCAGCCTCGCCTATCACGAGGCCGAGCGGCGGAACCTCGCCGCCGGTCTCGACCTGCTCCGCGCGGCCGAGGCGGTGCCGCGGCTGCCCCGCCGGCTGCGGGGTCTGGCGGCCAGCCAGCGCGGCCTGCTCTACATGCGAGCCGGCCAGGTGGACGAGGCGGTGGAGGGGTTCAGCGCCGCGCTGCGGCTGCTCGACGGGTCGGCGCCGCACGACGTCTGCCGGGCGCTGCTCAACCGCGGCATCCTGGCCATGCAGCACGGCGGGTACGCCGCGGCCAAGGCCGACTTCGCCCGTTGCGCCGGCCTGGCCCGGCGCAACGGGCTGGACCTGCTGGGCGCGAAGGCCGCGCACAACCTGGGCTACCTGGCGCTGCTCTCCGGCGACCTGCCCCGGGCGCTGCGCGAGATGGACGCGGTGGCGCCCTCGCTGACCGGCCAGTCGCCGGTCTACGCCGCCGTCTACCACATCGACCGGGCGCAGGCGCTGCTGGCCGCGGGGCTGTCCCGGGAGGCCGACGAGGATCTGGCCCGGGCGGTCGAGCTGTTCCGCGCAGCCCGGGTACGCCAGGATCAGGCCGAGGCCGAACTGGCCCGCGCCCAGGTGGCGATGCTGGAGCAGCGGTGGGCCGACGCCCGCGCGCTCGCGGCCCGCGCCCGGCGGCGGTTCACCGACCGGGGGGCGGCCAGTTGGGCGCTGCTGGCGGCGCACGTGTCGGTGGCCGCGCGGGTCGAGCAGGGTCTGCGGCCGGGGTCCGCGGCGACCGAGGCGGCCGGCCTCGCCGACCAGCTCCAGGCGGCCGGCCTGGACGAGGACGCCCGCCGGGCGCGGCTGACCGCGGCGCTTGCCGCACTCGCCGGGCCGCACCGCGGGTCGGACCGGGCCAGGCCGGACCGCGGGTCGGACCGCGCCGGGCCGGAGCGCGGGTCGGACCGCGCCGGGCCGGAGCGCGGGTCGGACCGCGTCGAGCGGGCCGCCGAGCTGGCCGGTACGGCGCTGCTGCTGCGCCGCGACGATCCCATCGGGACCCGCCTGTCGGCCCGGCTGGCCCGGGCCGCGCTGGCCGAGGCCCGCGGTGCGACCGCCGCGGCGAACCGGGAACGCCGCGCCGGCCTCGCCGACCTGCACCGATACCAGGCGTCGTTCGGCAGCCACGACCTGCGTACGGCGGCGAGCGGGCACGGCCGCCGGCTGGCCGCCGACGGCCTCGGCTGGGCGCTGTCCACCGGCCGGCCGGCCGAGGTGTTCCAGTGGGCGGAGCGCGCCCGGGCGCTGTCGGCCCGGCTGGCCCCGGTGCTGCCGCCGGCCGACGAGGAGGCCGCCGCGCTGCTGGAACAGTTGCGCCACGCCCGGGTCGAGCTGCGCGCGCAGGCGCTGGCCGGCCGGGTCGACCCGAGCCTGCGGGCGCGGTGCCGGCGGCTGGAGCAGCGCATCCGGCAGCGTTCCTGGTACGCCTCCGGCGCCGGGGAGACCACCGAACCGGCGCCGCTGCACCGGCTGTGCGGGCAGCTCGGCGCCGCCGACGCCACCTTCGTGGCGCACCTGCTCTCCGGCGACCGGCTGCACGCGCTGGTGGCCACCGGCCGGCGACAGACGGTCCGGGATCTGGGACCGGCCGCCGCGGCCATCGAGACGCACCGGCAACTGCGGCACGACCTCGACGCGCTGGCGGTCAGCGGGCTGCCGGAACAGATCCGGGCGACCGTCCGCAGCGCCAGCCGGGCGGCGGTGCGCCGGCTGGACGCGCTGCTGTGGGAGCCGGTCCGTCCCCTGCTGGCCGGTGGCCCGCTGCTGCTGGCGCCCTCGGCGGACCTCGCGACGGTGCCGTGGACGATGCTGCCCACGCTGCGTGGCTGCCCGGTGGCGGTGGTCGCCTCGGTCACCGCCTGGCTGGACCGCCGCGACTGCGGTGGGCTGCCGGCCTCGCCGCGGGTCGCCCTCGCCACCGGCCCGGGGCTGGCGCGCGGCGCCGACGAGATCCGGCTGGTGGCCAAGACCTGGTCGCTGAACCCGCCGGAGGAGGAGGCCAGCACCGCCGACGTGCGGCACGCGGCACGGGTGGCCGACGTGCTGCACATCGCCGCGCACGGCGTGCACGAGCCGGACAACCCGCTCTTCTCCCATCTGGGTCTGGCCGACGGGCCGCTGTTCGGCCACGACCTGCAGGCGCTCGGGCGGCTGCCGGAACACGTCGTGCTGTCGGCCTGCGAGCTGGGTCTGGCCAGTACCCGACCCGGCGACGAGACGCTGGGGATGACCGCGTCGTTCCTGCACGGCGGCGCGGGCAGCGTGGTGGCCGGGGTGGCCCGGATCGCCGACGCCGCGGCGTACCAGGTGGCGCCGGCGCATCACGCGGCGCTCAGCCGTGGGCTGTCCCCGGCGGCGGCGCTGGCCGCGGCGACCGCGGCGGTGGACGCCGACGCGGATCCGGTCCCGCTGGTCTGCTTCGGCGCCGGTTGGTGA
- a CDS encoding response regulator transcription factor: protein MPLCEGERMREAARVLVVDDQPNIVDMLATVLRFHGFQVSTAGSAAEAVRCAAEHRPDVVVLDVMLPDGDGFDVCRELRAGGHEIGIVFLTARDAPGDKINGLTYGGDDYVTKPFSVDELVARVRAVLRRIRPAAGQPQPGVLRFADVELDEEAIQVRRAGRLVELSPTEFKLLRYFMRHPNRVLSRAQILGEVWSYDFGGTSNVVDTYVGYLRRKLDQHGPTLIATRRGFGYTLTEG from the coding sequence ATGCCGCTGTGTGAGGGTGAGCGGATGCGCGAGGCGGCCCGGGTGCTGGTCGTCGACGACCAGCCGAACATCGTCGACATGCTGGCCACCGTGCTGCGCTTCCACGGCTTCCAGGTCAGCACCGCCGGCAGCGCCGCCGAGGCGGTACGGTGCGCGGCGGAGCACCGCCCGGACGTCGTGGTGCTGGACGTCATGCTGCCCGACGGCGACGGCTTCGACGTCTGCCGCGAGCTGCGGGCCGGCGGCCACGAGATCGGCATCGTCTTCCTCACCGCCCGGGACGCGCCCGGCGACAAGATCAACGGCCTGACGTACGGCGGCGACGACTACGTCACCAAGCCGTTCTCCGTCGACGAACTGGTGGCCCGGGTACGGGCCGTGCTGCGCCGGATCCGGCCCGCCGCCGGGCAGCCGCAGCCCGGCGTGCTGCGCTTCGCCGACGTCGAACTGGACGAGGAGGCGATCCAGGTACGCCGGGCCGGGCGGCTGGTGGAACTGTCCCCGACCGAGTTCAAGCTGCTGCGATACTTCATGCGACACCCCAACCGGGTGCTGTCCCGCGCGCAGATTCTCGGCGAGGTCTGGAGCTACGACTTCGGCGGCACCTCCAACGTGGTGGACACCTACGTCGGCTACCTGCGCCGCAAACTGGACCAGCACGGCCCGACCCTGATCGCCACCCGGCGCGGGTTCGGCTACACCCTCACCGAGGGCTGA
- a CDS encoding NAD(P)H-binding protein, which produces MFLITGATGVVGRETVRLLVERGARVTAVTRNPHSHFPPGTELVHPTHMAALDGVEGILFSPRATGPLAVGLLDRVRERGASRVVALSAITVQYPAGLARFRRQFQAAEDLATGSGLDWTVLRCADFAANTLAWAGQIRATGTVRGAYPQARTATVDERDIAAVAALALTDPRHAGQTYALTGERALSQPEKVAALGAALGRALSFAETTPEEIRRDMLAAGLPDEIPDRLLGSLADHAREAGPATDTVRRLLGRPAGTYAAWAADHRAAFATGGHR; this is translated from the coding sequence ATGTTTCTGATCACCGGCGCCACCGGCGTCGTCGGCCGGGAAACCGTCCGACTCCTGGTCGAGCGGGGAGCGAGGGTGACAGCCGTCACCCGCAACCCGCACTCGCACTTCCCCCCGGGGACCGAGCTCGTCCACCCCACCCACATGGCCGCCCTTGACGGGGTGGAGGGCATCCTGTTCAGTCCGCGTGCCACCGGGCCGCTGGCCGTCGGCCTGCTGGATCGCGTCCGGGAGCGGGGCGCGAGCAGGGTCGTCGCGCTGTCCGCCATCACCGTGCAGTACCCGGCCGGACTCGCCCGCTTCCGGCGGCAGTTCCAGGCCGCCGAGGATCTCGCCACGGGTTCCGGCCTGGACTGGACCGTCCTGCGGTGCGCCGACTTCGCCGCCAACACCCTCGCCTGGGCCGGGCAGATCCGGGCCACCGGGACCGTGCGGGGCGCGTACCCGCAGGCGCGGACCGCGACCGTCGACGAGCGCGACATCGCCGCGGTGGCCGCCCTCGCCCTGACCGACCCGCGCCACGCCGGTCAGACGTACGCGCTCACCGGCGAGCGGGCGCTGAGCCAGCCGGAGAAGGTCGCCGCGCTCGGCGCGGCACTCGGTCGCGCGCTGTCGTTCGCTGAGACCACCCCGGAGGAGATCCGTCGCGACATGCTCGCGGCCGGCCTCCCCGACGAGATCCCCGACCGGCTGCTCGGCTCACTCGCCGACCATGCCCGCGAGGCCGGACCCGCCACCGACACCGTGCGGCGGCTGCTGGGCCGCCCGGCCGGCACCTACGCCGCGTGGGCGGCCGACCACCGCGCCGCATTCGCCACCGGAGGACACCGATGA
- a CDS encoding DinB family protein produces the protein MEDVDWNAELVDQLEWHWRYQLRPRLDGLTDDEFFWQPVPGCWTLSRRGRSSAPRSIGTGEFTLDCARLDGAGLEHADPPPGPAPVTTIAWRMAHLIDVFGPPSVPHFQVPVDGRPTLDYPGTAEAALRQLDHGYDAWVRDVRGLGAAGIARPQGELSPPQFADAPIAKLILHIHREVIHHGAEISLLRDLYVWKGTRSHV, from the coding sequence ATGGAGGATGTTGACTGGAACGCGGAGCTTGTCGATCAGCTCGAATGGCACTGGCGGTACCAGCTTCGGCCCCGGCTCGACGGGTTGACCGATGACGAGTTCTTCTGGCAGCCGGTCCCCGGCTGCTGGACGCTGAGCCGCCGCGGCCGGAGTTCCGCACCCAGGTCGATCGGCACGGGCGAGTTCACGCTGGATTGTGCGCGGCTGGACGGTGCCGGGTTGGAGCATGCCGACCCGCCGCCCGGTCCCGCGCCGGTGACCACGATCGCCTGGCGGATGGCGCACCTCATCGACGTGTTCGGGCCGCCGAGCGTGCCGCACTTCCAGGTGCCGGTCGACGGTCGCCCGACGCTCGACTACCCCGGCACCGCCGAGGCGGCGCTGCGCCAGCTCGACCACGGGTACGACGCATGGGTCCGCGATGTCCGCGGCCTCGGTGCGGCGGGAATTGCCCGGCCACAGGGGGAACTGTCGCCGCCACAGTTCGCCGACGCGCCGATCGCGAAGCTCATCCTGCACATCCACCGGGAAGTCATCCACCACGGGGCCGAGATATCGCTGCTGCGCGACCTGTACGTGTGGAAGGGCACGCGAAGCCACGTCTGA
- a CDS encoding DinB family protein: MAELNDPKAALRHYLQATRDDLIWKLDGVSEREARLPRTATGNNLLGVVKHCLNVEAGYFGVTFGREFPTPEDLVPSSAYETDPQADWYATEDETKDGLIDLYRRVGAFADQTIEQLPLDAPGRVPWWRPGGQDVTLQRIIVHVIYDIARHAGHADLMREQHDGAIGLRREDTNIPADLDWPAYVSRLTTLADRFA; encoded by the coding sequence ATGGCTGAACTGAACGACCCGAAGGCCGCGCTGCGACACTACCTCCAGGCCACCCGCGACGACCTGATCTGGAAGCTCGACGGGGTGAGCGAGCGTGAGGCGCGACTGCCGCGCACCGCGACCGGCAACAACCTGCTGGGGGTCGTCAAGCACTGCCTCAACGTCGAGGCCGGCTACTTCGGCGTCACCTTCGGGCGGGAGTTCCCGACGCCGGAGGACCTGGTCCCCTCCTCGGCGTACGAGACGGATCCGCAGGCCGACTGGTACGCGACGGAGGACGAGACAAAGGACGGGCTGATCGACCTGTACCGTCGGGTCGGGGCGTTCGCCGACCAGACCATCGAGCAGTTGCCGCTCGACGCGCCGGGGCGGGTGCCGTGGTGGCGGCCGGGTGGGCAGGACGTGACACTGCAACGGATCATCGTCCACGTGATCTACGACATCGCCCGGCACGCCGGCCACGCGGACCTGATGCGCGAGCAGCACGACGGCGCGATCGGCCTGCGGCGGGAGGACACGAACATCCCCGCCGACCTCGACTGGCCCGCGTACGTGAGCAGGCTGACGACGCTCGCCGACCGGTTCGCATAG
- a CDS encoding glycosyl hydrolase family 28-related protein produces MIGPDRAAYTLPAEASGRMAVRLLPGQHVEFTLPAAANAITVRYSIPDAPTGGGSTAPLAVAANGRHLRTMTLTSRYGWLYNQYPFSNDPGAGLLHPDWWITECSCVPADTTPYPSIDTPFRPQHFYDEQRLLLGRTYRAGDRIRLTAPAGSSAAWTVIDLLDSELVAPPRIRLRAVNVLALGADPTGHRDAAPAIERAITLARLAKLPVYLPPGVYQVNRHIVVDDVTIEGAGSWYTLIKGHEVTLSEPAPDGSVHTGVGFYGRDAAEGGSHDVHLSGFAIEGDVRERIDTDQVNGIGGAFSDSTFDGLHIRHTKVGIWLDGPMRNVRITNTMIVDQIADGLNLHTGVTDSLVADTVIRNTGDDGLAMWSEGTGNARNTFAHNTVQSPVLANGIAIYGGTDNTVSDNLVADPVREGSALHVGSRFGAEPFTGTLSITDNTTVRAGTYELNWNIGLGAIWVYALDRDIDARIEVTGDAYLDSTYNAIMLVTEWSVKDLYSISDIHFRDVQVDGTGTSVLSARSAGAASFQNVDARNVGAVGVNNCGSFNFTPAGSEFGLTDLGGNDGGWLADWLLPNTITCDDRPPVVPPPPPAAW; encoded by the coding sequence GTGATCGGCCCCGACCGGGCCGCCTACACGCTGCCGGCCGAGGCGTCCGGCCGGATGGCCGTGCGGCTGCTCCCCGGCCAGCACGTCGAGTTCACCCTGCCGGCGGCGGCCAACGCGATCACCGTGCGCTACAGCATCCCGGACGCGCCGACCGGCGGCGGCAGCACCGCGCCGCTCGCGGTCGCGGCCAACGGCCGGCACCTGCGCACCATGACGCTCACCTCCCGGTACGGCTGGCTCTACAACCAGTACCCGTTCAGCAACGACCCCGGCGCCGGCCTGCTGCACCCGGACTGGTGGATCACCGAGTGCTCCTGCGTGCCGGCCGACACCACCCCGTACCCGAGCATCGACACGCCGTTCCGGCCGCAGCACTTCTACGACGAACAGCGCCTGCTGCTCGGCCGGACCTACCGGGCCGGGGACCGGATCCGGCTGACCGCGCCGGCCGGCAGCTCCGCCGCGTGGACCGTCATCGACCTGCTGGACTCCGAACTGGTCGCCCCGCCCCGGATCCGGCTGCGCGCGGTGAACGTGCTGGCCCTGGGCGCCGACCCGACCGGCCACCGGGACGCCGCACCGGCGATCGAACGCGCGATCACCCTGGCCCGGCTGGCGAAGCTGCCCGTCTACCTGCCGCCGGGCGTCTACCAGGTCAACCGGCACATCGTCGTCGACGACGTGACGATCGAGGGGGCCGGCAGCTGGTACACCCTGATCAAGGGCCACGAGGTGACCCTCTCCGAGCCGGCGCCGGACGGTTCCGTGCACACCGGAGTCGGCTTCTACGGCCGGGACGCCGCCGAGGGCGGCAGCCACGACGTGCACCTGTCCGGCTTCGCCATCGAGGGCGACGTGCGCGAGCGCATCGACACCGACCAGGTCAACGGCATCGGCGGCGCGTTCAGCGACTCCACCTTCGACGGGCTGCACATCCGGCACACGAAGGTGGGCATCTGGCTGGACGGACCGATGCGCAACGTGCGGATCACCAACACCATGATCGTCGACCAGATCGCGGACGGGCTGAACCTGCACACCGGCGTCACCGACTCGCTGGTGGCCGACACCGTGATCCGAAACACCGGCGACGACGGGCTGGCCATGTGGTCGGAGGGGACCGGGAACGCCCGCAACACCTTCGCGCACAACACCGTGCAGTCGCCGGTGCTGGCCAACGGCATCGCGATCTACGGCGGCACCGACAACACGGTCTCGGACAACCTGGTCGCCGACCCGGTCCGCGAGGGCAGCGCGCTGCACGTCGGCTCCCGGTTCGGCGCGGAACCGTTCACCGGAACGCTGTCGATCACCGACAACACCACGGTACGGGCCGGCACGTACGAGCTGAACTGGAACATCGGCCTCGGCGCGATCTGGGTGTACGCCCTGGACCGCGACATCGACGCGCGGATCGAGGTCACCGGCGACGCGTACCTGGACAGCACCTACAACGCGATCATGCTGGTCACCGAGTGGTCGGTGAAGGACCTCTACTCGATCAGCGACATCCACTTCCGGGACGTCCAGGTCGACGGCACCGGCACCTCCGTGCTGAGCGCGCGCAGCGCCGGGGCCGCGTCCTTCCAGAACGTCGACGCCCGCAACGTGGGGGCGGTCGGGGTCAACAACTGCGGGTCGTTCAACTTCACCCCGGCCGGCTCCGAGTTCGGCCTGACCGACCTCGGCGGCAACGACGGCGGCTGGCTCGCCGACTGGCTGCTGCCGAACACCATCACCTGCGACGACCGCCCGCCGGTCGTACCGCCGCCCCCGCCGGCGGCCTGGTGA
- a CDS encoding RNA polymerase sigma factor, with product MTRGMLEGATVDGLTDAWDTAARDFAAWRTGDRAGLDRLVRQMTPVLWHIARAYGLDPQTAEDAVQTTWLALVRNADSVRDPQAVWRWATTTVRREAWRLARAQRQEDAADPARLNEIGPVVPGPEEQVLSDDAARSLWQQVARLPERCRRLLRVIAFDDRPDYATLSNQLAIPIGSIGPTRGRCLDKLRRALAGDPRRRAR from the coding sequence ATGACCCGGGGCATGCTGGAAGGCGCCACCGTGGACGGACTGACCGATGCCTGGGACACCGCCGCCCGGGACTTCGCCGCCTGGCGGACCGGCGACCGGGCCGGCCTCGACCGGCTGGTACGGCAGATGACGCCGGTGTTGTGGCACATCGCCCGGGCGTACGGCCTGGACCCTCAGACGGCGGAGGACGCGGTGCAGACCACCTGGCTGGCGCTGGTCCGCAACGCCGACTCGGTGCGTGACCCGCAGGCGGTCTGGCGGTGGGCGACCACGACGGTACGCCGCGAGGCGTGGCGGTTGGCCCGCGCGCAGCGCCAGGAGGACGCGGCGGATCCGGCCCGGCTCAACGAGATCGGCCCGGTGGTGCCGGGGCCGGAGGAGCAGGTGCTCTCCGACGACGCCGCGCGCAGCCTCTGGCAGCAGGTCGCCCGGCTGCCCGAGCGGTGCCGGCGGCTGCTGCGGGTGATCGCCTTCGACGACCGCCCCGACTACGCGACCCTGTCGAACCAACTGGCCATTCCCATCGGCAGCATCGGACCCACCCGGGGACGGTGCCTGGACAAGCTGCGTCGGGCGCTCGCCGGCGACCCGCGGCGGAGGGCGCGATGA
- a CDS encoding DUF6345 domain-containing protein, whose product MVGALGLTATDGSALAAETELPVYAVRAAGLDEGQAAELGKAFGIDVAREKDGSVRFADEKAFLAVPTVDGGQGREDEDGNPTTASLLDVAALRKIKPIDRETALRSASEALARAGLYPEGATATVGNTTFESVDGNGKSIVSAALDTTVAFSFALDKLPYEGPGAKVRVAFDGSGAVSQLSYSTRTLVADGTVPVLDLAAGRERCEKAMGGAVTVREPAYAYYAPALAERLDRVEPSFRCAGVNGDGTPAQVLFVPAAVDASLPELPPPPPPRDNSLRDNGLRANSLGATGLQASIQAYGVADVGSEGTGPCSGLPHTGSNLASFNNRMSSAGYPVEFSWLDQNAWEDDFKDPAYSGHDSNWTDHVDMTYWQGHGSPTGFSFSGCSSTDDTFLSNTEARWGNGDVEWMSLFTCLVLAHDSGGKAWWQRWGNAFDGLHQINSFDTVSYHSASHGGTFANYMVRTPFLWWNKPMSVRAAWAQASIDDQPSSVRWATMGPIGPGGLVNLNDYFWGKGSVGPDVPATQRTGWWYVSGLS is encoded by the coding sequence ATGGTCGGTGCCCTGGGCCTGACCGCGACCGACGGCTCGGCCCTGGCCGCCGAGACCGAACTGCCCGTGTACGCCGTGCGCGCCGCGGGACTGGACGAGGGCCAGGCGGCCGAGCTGGGCAAGGCGTTCGGCATCGACGTCGCCCGGGAGAAGGACGGCAGCGTACGCTTCGCCGACGAGAAGGCGTTCCTGGCGGTGCCCACCGTGGACGGCGGGCAGGGCCGGGAGGACGAGGACGGCAACCCCACCACGGCCAGCCTGCTGGACGTGGCGGCGTTGAGGAAGATCAAGCCGATCGACCGCGAGACGGCACTCAGGAGCGCCTCCGAGGCGCTCGCCCGGGCCGGGCTGTACCCCGAGGGCGCCACGGCCACCGTCGGAAACACGACGTTCGAATCGGTCGACGGCAACGGCAAGTCGATCGTGTCGGCCGCGCTGGACACCACTGTCGCCTTCTCGTTCGCCCTCGACAAGCTGCCGTACGAGGGACCCGGCGCCAAGGTGCGGGTGGCCTTCGACGGCTCGGGGGCGGTCAGCCAGCTCTCGTACAGCACCCGGACCCTGGTGGCGGACGGCACCGTACCGGTGCTGGACCTGGCCGCCGGTCGGGAACGCTGCGAGAAGGCGATGGGCGGGGCCGTGACGGTCCGGGAGCCCGCGTACGCGTACTACGCGCCGGCCCTGGCCGAAAGGCTCGACCGGGTCGAGCCCAGCTTCCGCTGCGCCGGGGTGAACGGTGACGGTACGCCGGCCCAGGTCCTCTTCGTGCCCGCCGCGGTGGACGCGAGCCTGCCCGAGCTTCCGCCCCCGCCGCCGCCGCGCGACAACAGCCTGCGCGACAACGGCCTGCGCGCCAACAGCCTGGGCGCCACCGGCCTGCAGGCGTCGATCCAGGCGTACGGCGTGGCCGACGTCGGCAGCGAGGGCACCGGCCCGTGCTCCGGCCTGCCCCACACGGGCAGCAACCTGGCCTCGTTCAACAACCGGATGAGCAGCGCGGGCTACCCGGTCGAGTTCAGCTGGCTCGACCAGAACGCCTGGGAGGACGACTTCAAGGACCCGGCGTACAGCGGCCACGACAGCAACTGGACCGACCACGTCGACATGACCTACTGGCAGGGCCACGGGTCGCCGACCGGCTTCAGCTTCTCCGGGTGCAGCAGCACCGACGACACGTTCCTGTCCAACACCGAGGCCCGCTGGGGCAACGGCGACGTGGAGTGGATGAGCCTGTTCACCTGCCTGGTCCTGGCTCACGACTCGGGCGGGAAGGCATGGTGGCAGCGCTGGGGCAACGCGTTCGACGGGCTGCACCAGATCAACAGCTTCGACACCGTGTCGTACCACAGCGCCAGCCACGGCGGCACCTTCGCCAACTACATGGTGCGGACGCCGTTCCTGTGGTGGAACAAGCCGATGTCGGTGCGGGCGGCCTGGGCGCAGGCATCGATCGACGACCAGCCCAGTTCCGTACGCTGGGCCACCATGGGTCCGATCGGGCCGGGTGGCCTGGTCAACCTGAACGACTACTTCTGGGGCAAGGGGTCGGTCGGTCCGGACGTCCCCGCCACGCAGCGGACCGGCTGGTGGTACGTCTCCGGCCTGTCCTGA
- a CDS encoding S8 family serine peptidase: protein MDGVRDALAGHGTFICGLVHQTCPDAQILAIRIIRSDGRIDESDLIRALDQVYELARRHAAGEPNGRPVDIVSLSLGYYHELPEDLEYDSVLLEVLDRLAGLGIVVVASAGNDATTRLMFPAAFSTRSDPARAPLAGWGRSTRTAGPWRCSATAVRGSPPGSVAPL from the coding sequence ATGGACGGCGTACGCGACGCGCTGGCCGGGCACGGCACCTTCATCTGCGGGCTGGTGCACCAGACCTGCCCGGACGCGCAGATCCTGGCCATCCGGATCATCCGCTCGGACGGCCGGATCGACGAGTCGGACCTGATCCGCGCGCTCGACCAGGTCTACGAGCTGGCCCGCCGGCACGCCGCGGGGGAGCCGAACGGCCGGCCCGTCGACATCGTCTCGCTGTCGCTGGGCTACTACCACGAACTGCCCGAGGACCTGGAGTACGACTCCGTGCTGCTGGAGGTGCTCGACCGGCTCGCCGGTCTGGGCATCGTCGTGGTGGCCTCGGCCGGGAACGACGCCACCACCCGGCTCATGTTCCCGGCCGCGTTCAGCACCCGGTCGGACCCGGCGCGGGCTCCGCTGGCGGGGTGGGGGCGCTCAACCCGGACGGCCGGACCGTGGCGCTGTTCAGCAACAGCGGTCCGTGGGTCACCGCCTGGCAGCGTGGCGCCGCTCTGA
- a CDS encoding MarR family transcriptional regulator, translated as MSSVSSNRADDRRRLTTQIKDSLRDLRNELSTLNRQVGNQIAVKDGDLDCLDLISRHGPLSPSALARLAGVHPATLTGVLDRLQRAGWVARERDVQDRRVVMVRALPERSREVFRLYSGMNSALDEICAGYDQSQLELLADFMRMAAIAGRNAAQQLATGEQAAPR; from the coding sequence ATGAGTTCCGTATCATCCAACCGTGCCGACGACCGACGTAGGCTCACGACGCAGATCAAGGATTCGCTACGAGACCTGCGTAACGAGCTGTCGACACTCAACCGGCAGGTCGGCAACCAGATCGCCGTCAAGGACGGCGATCTGGACTGCCTCGATCTGATCAGTCGGCACGGTCCACTGAGCCCGTCTGCTCTGGCCCGCCTGGCCGGTGTCCACCCCGCCACCCTGACCGGCGTCCTCGACCGCCTCCAGCGCGCCGGCTGGGTGGCTCGCGAGCGGGACGTTCAGGACCGCCGTGTGGTGATGGTTCGAGCGTTGCCGGAACGCAGCCGTGAGGTGTTCCGCCTGTACTCCGGCATGAATTCCGCGCTGGACGAGATCTGTGCCGGATACGACCAGAGCCAACTGGAACTACTCGCCGACTTCATGCGCATGGCCGCCATCGCGGGAAGGAACGCCGCGCAGCAACTCGCCACCGGCGAGCAGGCCGCCCCTCGGTGA